Proteins from one Deltaproteobacteria bacterium CG2_30_66_27 genomic window:
- a CDS encoding 4-(cytidine 5'-diphospho)-2-C-methyl-D-erythritol kinase — protein MGSAVSFLAPAKLNLSLQVFGKRPDGYHHIRSVMVPVSLYDEVTVEEAPAGISVECDAPEVPTGATNSCRKAAAFFLAWAGAPSGVRIRIRKTIPAESGLGGGSSDAAAALKGLIALTGRQPPAEALLAMAARVGADVPFFLPGGAALVEGFGERLTPLPWNVPFHAVIVRPAFGLSTREGYARLGREPGAPPPRDPVPSFRTFSDVAAAVRNDFEAAWGPSHPEIAAIRRELVSAGAAAAGLSGSGSAVFGLFMSEGAAREARGKLSAGDGGGKGRRVFVARSV, from the coding sequence ATGGGATCCGCCGTTTCCTTCCTCGCTCCGGCCAAGTTGAATCTTTCCCTGCAGGTGTTCGGGAAACGCCCTGACGGGTACCACCACATCCGTTCCGTCATGGTGCCGGTCTCCCTGTACGACGAGGTGACCGTCGAGGAGGCTCCCGCGGGGATCTCCGTGGAGTGCGACGCGCCGGAGGTCCCGACCGGCGCCACGAACAGTTGCCGCAAGGCCGCCGCCTTCTTCCTTGCCTGGGCGGGGGCCCCCTCCGGGGTGCGGATCCGGATCCGGAAGACGATCCCCGCCGAATCGGGGCTGGGGGGGGGAAGTTCCGACGCGGCGGCGGCGCTGAAAGGGTTGATCGCCCTGACAGGGAGGCAGCCTCCCGCGGAAGCGTTGCTGGCGATGGCGGCCCGCGTCGGCGCGGACGTCCCGTTCTTCCTTCCGGGCGGCGCGGCGCTCGTCGAGGGGTTCGGCGAGCGGCTCACTCCTCTCCCGTGGAACGTTCCGTTTCACGCGGTCATCGTGCGCCCCGCCTTCGGGCTTTCGACGCGGGAGGGATACGCGCGGCTCGGGCGCGAACCGGGCGCCCCGCCCCCCCGTGACCCCGTCCCGTCGTTCCGGACGTTTTCGGACGTGGCGGCCGCCGTCCGGAACGATTTCGAGGCGGCGTGGGGGCCATCGCATCCGGAGATCGCGGCGATCCGGCGGGAACTGGTCTCCGCGGGTGCGGCGGCGGCGGGGCTGTCGGGGAGCGGATCGGCGGTGTTCGGCCTCTTCATGTCCGAAGGCGCGGCGCGGGAGGCGCGGGGAAAATTGTCGGCAGGCGACGGCGGGGGGAAAGGGCGACGGGTCTTCGTCGCGAGAAGCGTCTAG
- a CDS encoding septation protein SpoVG — protein MRITEVKVFPVSDNEKLKGYATIIFDDCFVVRDLKIIQGSAGLFVAMPSKKTKDGTYRDTAHPLNNETRRMIEETVIGAYERGTGAVLDGVAAGR, from the coding sequence ATGCGGATCACCGAGGTGAAGGTCTTTCCGGTGTCGGACAATGAGAAGTTGAAAGGGTACGCCACGATCATCTTCGACGACTGCTTCGTCGTCCGGGACCTAAAGATCATCCAGGGGAGCGCCGGCCTGTTCGTCGCCATGCCGAGCAAGAAGACGAAGGACGGCACGTACCGGGACACCGCCCACCCCCTGAACAACGAGACCCGGAGGATGATCGAGGAGACCGTGATCGGTGCGTACGAGCGGGGAACCGGCGCCGTCCTTGACGGGGTCGCGGCGGGCCGCTAA
- a CDS encoding phosphoribosylpyrophosphate synthetase produces MTRLKVFTGNANPDLAKEICAYLCIPLGSAVIKRFSDGEVNVEIRDNVRGVDVFVIQPTCPPVNDHLMELLILMDGLKRASAKRVTAVLPYYGYARQDRKVLPRAPITAKLVADLLTAAGVSRLLTMDLHAGQIQGFFNIPVDHLYSAPVMLEYIKAKYENDIVIVSPDAGGVERARAVAKRLSASLAIIDKRRMGPNVAEVMHIIGEVEGKTAILLDDMVDTAGTLAQSADALRRTGAKHIYACATHAVLSGPAIDRLEKSEIEELVVTNTIPLGPKAACKKLHVLSVAPLLGEAIKRIHFQDSVSSLFV; encoded by the coding sequence GTGACGCGACTGAAGGTTTTCACCGGGAACGCGAACCCGGATCTCGCGAAGGAGATCTGCGCGTACCTCTGCATCCCGCTGGGGTCCGCGGTCATCAAGCGGTTCAGCGACGGCGAGGTGAACGTCGAGATCCGGGACAACGTCCGCGGCGTGGATGTGTTCGTGATCCAGCCCACGTGCCCCCCGGTGAACGACCACCTGATGGAGCTGCTGATCCTGATGGACGGCCTCAAGCGCGCCTCGGCGAAGCGGGTGACGGCAGTGCTCCCGTATTACGGGTATGCGCGGCAGGACCGGAAGGTCCTCCCCCGGGCCCCCATCACGGCGAAGCTCGTGGCCGACCTCCTGACCGCCGCGGGCGTCTCCCGGCTGCTGACGATGGACCTTCACGCGGGACAGATCCAGGGATTCTTCAATATCCCGGTGGACCACCTTTACTCGGCGCCGGTGATGCTCGAGTACATCAAGGCGAAGTACGAGAACGACATCGTGATCGTCTCCCCGGACGCCGGGGGCGTCGAGCGGGCGCGCGCCGTCGCCAAGCGTCTTTCCGCCTCCCTCGCCATCATCGACAAACGTCGGATGGGGCCCAACGTGGCCGAGGTGATGCACATCATCGGGGAGGTCGAGGGGAAGACGGCGATCCTGCTCGACGACATGGTCGACACGGCCGGGACGTTGGCGCAGTCGGCCGACGCCCTGCGGCGCACCGGGGCGAAGCATATCTACGCGTGCGCCACGCACGCGGTCCTGTCGGGCCCGGCCATCGATCGGCTCGAGAAATCGGAGATCGAGGAGCTCGTGGTGACCAACACGATTCCCCTGGGTCCCAAGGCGGCATGCAAAAAGCTTCACGTCCTCTCGGTCGCGCCCCTGCTGGGCGAGGCGATCAAGAGGATCCATTTCCAGGATTCGGTCAGCTCGCTGTTCGTATAA